One window of Mesorhizobium sp. PAMC28654 genomic DNA carries:
- a CDS encoding acetyl/propionyl/methylcrotonyl-CoA carboxylase subunit alpha, translating to MFSKILIANRGEIACRVIRTARKLGVRTVAVYSDADARALHVEMADEAVPIGASPVGESYLRGDKIIAAALTTGAEAIHPGYGFLSENPDFVDQAVAAGLTFIGPSAASIRAMGLKDAAKRLMEKAGVPVVPGYHGEAQEIVLLASKAREIGYPVLIKARAGGGGKGMRKVEHPDDFSEALSGARREAKAAFGDDRVLVEKYVDKPRHIEVQVFGDNFGNAVHLYERDCSAQRRHQKVIEEAPAPGMTPELRKAMTDAAVKAAKAINYSGAGTIEFIVDASLGLKADRFWFMEMNTRLQVEHPVTEMITGTDLVEWQLRVASGERLPKTQAEITLSGHAFEARIYAEDAAKGFLPATGTLYHLRFPQTSPDGATMRIETGVRAGDAISPYYDPMIAKLVVHAKDRPAALQALGVALRQTEVAGSTVNTAFLAALADDPDFSKGDVDTGLIGRHQQALTEIAPPNGETVAAAVLAASGAGAQPSSDDPWSSLAGYAHFHPVARQTRLRYGEHDITAKVSVRADGRFAVTLGEPYAGPNAHDLRAAPRLARWPGHVTIFSGAVGYTFAVPDPLARADESAAAAGSLRAPMPGLVKLVRVAAGESVTKGQPLLILEAMKMEHTIAAPYDGVIAEIATEGAQVTDGTVLVRFTEEVPPDDHVQPIALGHK from the coding sequence ATGTTCAGCAAGATTCTGATCGCCAATCGCGGCGAGATCGCCTGTCGTGTCATTCGCACGGCGCGCAAACTGGGTGTGCGCACAGTCGCCGTCTATTCCGATGCCGACGCCCGTGCCCTGCATGTCGAGATGGCCGATGAGGCCGTCCCTATCGGCGCCTCTCCCGTCGGCGAAAGCTATCTGCGCGGCGACAAGATCATCGCCGCGGCTTTGACAACTGGCGCCGAGGCTATCCATCCGGGCTATGGCTTCCTGTCGGAAAACCCGGACTTCGTCGATCAGGCGGTGGCAGCGGGGCTTACCTTCATCGGACCGTCGGCGGCCTCGATCAGAGCCATGGGGCTGAAGGACGCCGCCAAACGGCTGATGGAGAAGGCAGGCGTGCCTGTGGTGCCCGGCTATCATGGCGAAGCCCAGGAGATCGTATTGCTTGCCTCCAAGGCGCGCGAGATCGGCTATCCGGTGCTGATCAAGGCGCGTGCCGGCGGCGGCGGCAAGGGCATGCGCAAGGTCGAGCATCCCGACGATTTTTCGGAAGCGCTGTCCGGCGCGAGGCGCGAGGCGAAGGCCGCCTTCGGTGACGACCGCGTGCTGGTCGAGAAATATGTCGACAAGCCGCGTCATATCGAGGTGCAGGTGTTCGGCGACAATTTCGGCAACGCGGTGCATCTTTATGAACGCGACTGTTCGGCCCAGCGCCGCCACCAGAAGGTGATCGAGGAGGCGCCCGCCCCCGGCATGACACCGGAATTACGCAAGGCGATGACGGATGCGGCGGTGAAGGCCGCCAAGGCGATCAACTATTCCGGTGCCGGCACGATCGAGTTCATCGTCGATGCCTCGCTGGGGCTGAAGGCCGATCGGTTTTGGTTCATGGAAATGAACACGAGGCTGCAGGTCGAGCATCCCGTCACCGAAATGATCACCGGTACCGATCTTGTCGAATGGCAGCTCAGGGTAGCCTCCGGCGAAAGGCTGCCCAAGACGCAAGCCGAGATAACGCTTTCCGGCCACGCCTTCGAGGCACGCATCTATGCCGAAGACGCGGCAAAGGGCTTTCTGCCGGCAACGGGCACGCTCTACCATCTGAGATTTCCGCAGACGTCACCTGATGGCGCGACAATGCGCATCGAGACCGGCGTGCGAGCCGGCGACGCGATCTCGCCCTACTACGATCCGATGATCGCCAAGCTGGTGGTGCACGCCAAGGACAGGCCCGCGGCACTGCAAGCGCTCGGGGTGGCGCTTCGCCAAACCGAAGTCGCCGGCTCGACCGTCAACACCGCATTCCTCGCCGCCCTTGCCGACGATCCCGATTTTTCGAAAGGCGATGTCGATACCGGACTGATCGGCCGGCATCAGCAGGCACTGACCGAAATCGCGCCGCCGAACGGCGAAACGGTCGCGGCAGCCGTCCTTGCGGCATCGGGTGCGGGAGCGCAGCCATCGTCGGACGATCCCTGGTCGTCACTTGCAGGTTATGCCCATTTTCACCCTGTCGCGCGGCAAACCCGGCTTCGCTATGGCGAGCACGATATCACGGCAAAGGTATCGGTGCGGGCGGATGGGCGCTTCGCGGTGACGTTGGGCGAGCCCTATGCCGGCCCCAACGCGCATGATCTTCGCGCCGCCCCTCGCCTCGCCCGCTGGCCCGGCCACGTCACGATCTTTTCAGGCGCCGTTGGCTACACGTTCGCCGTGCCTGACCCCTTGGCCAGAGCCGATGAATCCGCCGCGGCGGCCGGCAGCTTGCGCGCGCCGATGCCTGGCCTTGTCAAGCTGGTGCGCGTGGCGGCCGGCGAATCCGTCACGAAAGGCCAACCGTTGCTCATCCTCGAAGCCATGAAGATGGAACACACCATCGCAGCCCCTTACGATGGGGTAATCGCCGAGATCGCGACGGAAGGGGCACAGGTCACCGACGGCACCGTGCTGGTGCGGTTCACCGAGGAAGTCCCGCCTGATGATCACGTCCAGCCGATAGCGCTGGGGCACAAATAG
- a CDS encoding ABC transporter substrate-binding protein codes for MKKTSILGAAIFGLMMSAPVAFADDITFSVVGPMTGQLATIGDQFKQGAQAAADAINAAGGVNGRQIKLDIEDDQCDPKQAVSVANRIVANGTKFIDGHACSGSSIPASAVYAEAGALMMSPASSNPVLTDAAAKAGWPTIMRLYTRDDAQGAFIGPWIAKKYAGKNVVVLHDKSAYGQGVADAVKATMNAGGLKEVDYEGINAGEKDYSALVTKLKDLKADVVYFGGYHPEAGLILRQSAEQNVKFQLIMPDSIASPEFWQVAGPAGEGTMFVFPSDPQAKPEAKAAVEKIKAGGFVPEGFTLFSYATIQAFAEGIKRAGSDDPAKVAEALKNGTPISTVVGDVTFDEKGDLKNASYDINQWHDGKYAPIAQ; via the coding sequence ATGAAAAAAACGAGTATTTTGGGCGCGGCCATTTTTGGCCTGATGATGAGCGCACCGGTCGCCTTTGCCGACGACATCACCTTTTCGGTGGTCGGACCGATGACCGGTCAGCTCGCTACCATCGGCGACCAGTTCAAGCAGGGGGCACAGGCAGCCGCTGACGCGATCAACGCCGCGGGCGGCGTCAACGGCCGCCAGATCAAGCTCGACATCGAGGACGACCAGTGCGATCCGAAGCAGGCTGTCTCGGTGGCCAACCGTATTGTCGCCAACGGCACGAAGTTCATCGACGGCCATGCCTGCTCGGGCTCGAGCATTCCGGCTTCCGCCGTGTACGCCGAAGCTGGTGCTCTCATGATGAGCCCGGCTTCGTCCAACCCGGTGCTGACCGACGCCGCGGCGAAGGCCGGCTGGCCAACAATCATGCGTCTCTATACGCGCGACGATGCGCAGGGCGCCTTCATCGGCCCGTGGATCGCCAAAAAGTACGCCGGCAAGAACGTTGTCGTCCTGCACGACAAGAGCGCCTATGGACAGGGCGTGGCGGATGCCGTCAAGGCAACCATGAATGCCGGTGGCCTCAAGGAAGTGGACTATGAAGGCATCAATGCTGGCGAGAAGGACTATTCGGCTCTCGTCACCAAGCTGAAGGATCTCAAGGCAGACGTCGTCTATTTCGGCGGCTACCATCCTGAAGCTGGCCTGATCCTGCGTCAGTCGGCGGAACAGAATGTCAAGTTCCAGCTGATCATGCCCGACTCCATCGCTTCGCCGGAGTTCTGGCAGGTTGCCGGCCCGGCCGGCGAGGGCACCATGTTCGTCTTCCCGTCGGATCCGCAGGCAAAGCCGGAAGCCAAGGCAGCCGTCGAGAAGATCAAGGCTGGCGGCTTTGTGCCGGAAGGCTTCACGCTGTTCTCCTATGCCACGATCCAGGCTTTCGCCGAAGGCATCAAGCGCGCAGGCAGCGATGACCCTGCAAAGGTTGCCGAAGCGTTGAAGAACGGCACGCCGATCAGCACGGTTGTCGGCGATGTCACCTTCGACGAGAAGGGCGACCTCAAGAACGCCAGCTACGACATCAACCAGTGGCATGACGGCAAGTACGCGCCGATCGCGCAGTAA
- a CDS encoding SEL1-like repeat protein, protein MARFEMLEAGFGAMGATAQADILFELGMMYATGRDCETDVVAAHKWFNIAAIKGSVRAAELRSELSSAMSKAEIAAALREAREWMTMH, encoded by the coding sequence ATGGCACGTTTTGAAATGCTTGAAGCCGGTTTTGGCGCAATGGGTGCAACTGCCCAGGCCGACATTCTTTTCGAACTGGGCATGATGTATGCGACCGGCCGCGACTGCGAGACCGATGTTGTCGCCGCCCACAAATGGTTCAACATCGCCGCGATCAAGGGCTCCGTCCGCGCCGCGGAATTGCGCTCGGAACTGTCGTCGGCAATGTCGAAGGCCGAGATCGCCGCCGCGCTGCGCGAAGCCCGCGAATGGATGACGATGCACTGA
- a CDS encoding DUF2147 domain-containing protein: protein MFRKMSLALAATLIMAGAAWADPIEGNWKTQAGDTAAISGSGSFSITLKTGKYAGKTIGSLKPAGDNKYAGNITDPANDKTYSGKATLSGASLKMSGCVLGGLICKSQTWHKL, encoded by the coding sequence ATGTTTCGAAAAATGAGCCTGGCCCTCGCGGCCACGTTGATCATGGCCGGCGCCGCATGGGCCGATCCGATCGAAGGCAACTGGAAGACACAGGCTGGCGATACCGCGGCCATCTCGGGCTCCGGTTCATTCTCCATCACACTCAAGACGGGCAAATATGCCGGTAAGACCATTGGCTCGCTCAAGCCGGCCGGGGATAACAAATATGCCGGCAACATCACCGACCCGGCAAACGACAAGACCTATTCCGGCAAGGCGACCCTGTCTGGCGCATCGCTGAAGATGAGCGGCTGCGTGCTGGGCGGGCTGATCTGCAAGAGCCAGACCTGGCACAAACTCTGA
- a CDS encoding AMP nucleosidase: MPEPFGRQSFNDAEKAVAALQVLYDRNTKFLRDSFAELAAGGDNSKRYRAFYPEIGVTTNSFTQVDSRQAYGHMPTPGHFSTTITQPGLFESYLVEQLRLIMRNHGVEVTVSESTTPIPLHFAFLEGTHVDGAAAERIKRPIRDLFDVPDLDGTDDQIANGTFEVVFGESRPLAPFTAQRIDYSLHRLSHYTATTPQHFQNFVLFTNYQFYIDEFVARARALMAEGGGGYSEFVEPGNVITKAGESAPSSGVAPPRLPQMPAYHLKKPNHGGITMVNIGVGPSNAKTITDHIAVLRPHAWVMLGHCAGLRNTQALGDYVLAHAYVREDHVLDDDLPVWVPIPPLAEIQVALQEAVAEVTGLSGYDLKRIMRTGTVATIDNRNWELRDQRGPVQRLSQSRAIALDMESATIAANGFRFRVPYGTLLCVSDKPLHGELKLPGMATEFYKRQVAQHLTIGIRAMEKLSEMPMERLHSRKLRSFSETAFQ; encoded by the coding sequence ATGCCGGAGCCATTCGGCCGGCAAAGTTTCAACGATGCCGAAAAGGCAGTCGCTGCATTACAGGTCCTTTACGACCGCAACACCAAATTCCTGCGTGACTCGTTTGCGGAGTTGGCAGCGGGAGGCGACAACAGCAAACGGTATCGGGCTTTCTATCCGGAGATCGGCGTCACCACCAATTCGTTCACCCAGGTCGACTCGCGCCAAGCCTATGGCCATATGCCGACGCCCGGGCATTTCTCGACCACCATCACACAGCCCGGACTGTTTGAAAGCTACCTCGTCGAGCAGCTTCGCCTGATCATGCGCAATCATGGCGTTGAGGTCACCGTTTCGGAATCGACCACGCCCATTCCGCTGCATTTCGCCTTCCTCGAAGGCACCCATGTCGACGGCGCGGCAGCCGAACGCATCAAGCGGCCGATCCGCGACCTGTTCGACGTTCCGGATCTCGACGGCACCGACGACCAGATCGCCAATGGCACATTCGAAGTGGTCTTTGGCGAGTCAAGGCCGCTGGCACCGTTCACCGCACAGCGTATCGACTATTCTCTGCATCGCCTGTCGCACTATACGGCGACGACGCCGCAGCATTTCCAGAACTTCGTGCTGTTCACCAATTACCAGTTCTATATCGACGAGTTCGTGGCCAGGGCGCGCGCGCTGATGGCGGAAGGCGGTGGAGGCTATTCCGAGTTCGTCGAACCGGGCAATGTCATTACGAAGGCAGGCGAAAGCGCGCCCAGTTCAGGCGTGGCGCCACCGCGGCTGCCGCAGATGCCAGCCTACCACCTGAAGAAGCCCAATCATGGCGGCATCACCATGGTCAATATCGGCGTCGGCCCGTCCAACGCCAAGACGATCACGGACCATATCGCGGTGCTCAGGCCACATGCCTGGGTGATGCTCGGCCACTGTGCCGGTCTGCGCAATACCCAGGCCCTGGGCGACTACGTGCTGGCGCATGCCTATGTGCGCGAGGATCACGTTCTCGACGACGATCTTCCGGTGTGGGTGCCGATCCCGCCGCTGGCCGAGATCCAGGTGGCACTGCAGGAAGCCGTTGCCGAAGTCACCGGTCTCTCCGGCTATGACCTGAAGCGCATCATGCGCACCGGCACCGTCGCCACCATCGACAACCGCAACTGGGAACTGCGCGACCAGCGCGGACCTGTGCAGCGGCTCTCGCAGTCACGGGCAATCGCGCTCGATATGGAATCGGCGACGATCGCGGCAAATGGCTTCCGCTTCCGGGTGCCCTATGGGACGCTGCTTTGCGTCTCCGACAAGCCCTTGCACGGTGAGCTCAAATTGCCGGGCATGGCGACAGAGTTCTACAAGCGGCAGGTGGCGCAGCATCTCACCATCGGCATCAGGGCGATGGAGAAGCTGTCGGAAATGCCGATGGAGCGCCTGCATTCACGCAAACTCAGAAGTTTTTCGGAGACGGCATTCCAGTAG
- a CDS encoding endonuclease/exonuclease/phosphatase family protein produces MATTATFVAMFALSVPLVAGFFGALHPALDSFSHFRVHLAVLMALCALPLLATTFRVQAAAALLFAVAAFSTTSNALPLPRLWPVQAGFEAKSDNQAVYRLLQMNLRFNNPTPEKVLSLIGRTNPDVITLEEVSEMWEDKFSLIIYPYRIFCPFPNGVFGVGIVSRRPFSADTEPRCFGRGAMAIATVDFGGIDVDVAAIHLSWPWPREQSWQIGELSEPLASLGETAIMGGDCNAVPWSAAVRRIADIGGLHLMPSVGPTWLYIKLPDVLRFAGLPIDQVFSKGHVLLHSATTMENTGSDHLPVMVEFSLRPQEQKPTDEHETATVSLTPVGGTRL; encoded by the coding sequence ATGGCGACTACCGCGACATTCGTCGCCATGTTCGCCCTCTCCGTGCCACTGGTGGCCGGGTTTTTCGGGGCGCTGCATCCGGCGCTCGATTCATTCTCCCACTTTCGTGTTCACTTGGCCGTGCTGATGGCGCTTTGCGCGCTGCCATTGCTTGCCACGACATTTCGCGTGCAGGCGGCGGCCGCCCTGCTCTTCGCCGTGGCTGCCTTTTCGACCACCTCGAACGCACTGCCGCTGCCTCGCCTGTGGCCGGTGCAGGCTGGATTCGAGGCCAAGAGCGACAACCAGGCTGTTTACCGGCTGCTGCAGATGAACCTGCGGTTCAACAATCCGACGCCCGAAAAAGTGCTGTCGCTGATCGGCCGGACCAACCCTGACGTGATAACGCTCGAAGAGGTTTCCGAGATGTGGGAGGATAAATTCTCGCTCATCATCTATCCCTACCGGATCTTCTGTCCGTTCCCCAATGGCGTGTTCGGGGTTGGCATCGTGTCAAGACGGCCCTTCTCGGCTGACACCGAGCCGCGCTGCTTTGGCCGCGGCGCCATGGCGATCGCAACGGTCGACTTCGGCGGGATAGACGTCGACGTCGCCGCCATCCATCTCAGCTGGCCATGGCCGCGCGAGCAGTCCTGGCAGATCGGCGAATTGTCGGAGCCCCTGGCCTCGCTTGGCGAGACAGCGATCATGGGGGGTGACTGCAACGCGGTGCCATGGAGCGCCGCCGTTCGCCGTATCGCCGATATCGGCGGATTGCACTTGATGCCGTCTGTCGGGCCGACCTGGCTTTATATCAAGCTGCCGGACGTCCTGCGTTTCGCCGGACTGCCGATCGACCAGGTTTTCAGCAAAGGACACGTGCTGCTTCATTCCGCGACAACAATGGAGAACACAGGCTCCGACCACCTTCCAGTGATGGTGGAATTCTCCTTGAGGCCGCAGGAGCAGAAACCGACCGACGAGCACGAGACCGCGACCGTCTCCCTGACACCAGTCGGCGGAACGCGACTTTGA
- a CDS encoding DUF922 domain-containing protein, translating to MRLTTVTLLAAVGVACCFSSTASASVKVIVVTRTYDVTGTSGEALVASMDRNGPRHGFMARAIAQTNYTKTWNFDFTKTKGACRIKQANGTLNLNFVYPRIASPVPPVLEKHWKLFLDGVTTHEETHGRIAREMMAATDKSLTGLTVPDDPQCSKTRREANRRIDAIYDEYEGKQNAFDAREHREGGHVEYLLDTLETP from the coding sequence ATGCGTTTGACGACCGTGACATTATTGGCGGCGGTTGGCGTAGCCTGCTGCTTTTCGTCCACGGCTTCGGCCAGCGTCAAGGTCATCGTCGTGACGCGAACATACGATGTCACCGGCACGTCTGGCGAAGCGCTGGTTGCCTCAATGGACCGCAACGGACCGAGGCACGGCTTCATGGCCCGTGCCATTGCGCAGACCAACTATACCAAGACCTGGAACTTCGACTTCACCAAGACCAAGGGCGCCTGTCGCATCAAGCAAGCCAATGGCACGCTTAACCTGAATTTTGTCTACCCGCGTATTGCTTCCCCCGTCCCGCCGGTGCTCGAGAAGCACTGGAAGCTGTTTCTCGATGGCGTCACGACGCATGAGGAGACGCATGGCCGCATCGCCAGGGAAATGATGGCCGCGACCGACAAATCGTTGACCGGCCTGACAGTTCCCGACGATCCGCAATGCTCCAAGACGCGACGGGAAGCCAACCGCCGCATCGACGCCATCTATGACGAGTACGAAGGCAAGCAGAATGCCTTCGATGCCCGGGAGCATCGTGAAGGCGGCCATGTCGAGTACCTTCTCGATACGCTGGAGACGCCTTAG
- a CDS encoding electron transfer flavoprotein-ubiquinone oxidoreductase, translated as MSDIERESMEFDVVIVGAGPAGLAAAIRLKQVNPDLSVVVLEKGGEVGAHILSGAVVDPIGIDRLLPGWREEEGHPFKTPVTADHFLVLGPAGSFRLPNILMPPLMNNHGNYIVSLGNVSRWLAGKAEALGVEIYPGFAATGLLYNEEGAVTGVVTGDMGVEKDGTHGPGFAPGMALMGKYVLIGEGARGSLAKQLIAKYKLSDGREPGKYGIGLKELWQVKPENHRPGLVQHSFGWPLDMKTGGGSFLYHLEDNQVAVGFVLHLNYKNPYLSPFEEFQRFKTHPSISGTFEGAKRLGYGARAITEGGWQSVPKLSFPGGVLMGCAAGFVNVPRIKGSHNAVLSGMLAAEHVAEAIGAGRANDELASYEAAWRATDIGKDLKKVRNVKPLWSRFGTIIGISLGGLDMWLNTLFGVSPFGTLKHGKADYAALEPAAQHKKIAYPKPDGVLTFDRLSSVFLSNTNHEENEPVHLLVGDMELQKRSEHDVFAGPSTRYCPAGVYEWVDKDGNSAADPSAKDVRFVINAQNCVHCKTCDIKDPNQNINWVPPQGGEGPVYQGM; from the coding sequence ATGAGCGACATCGAACGCGAAAGCATGGAATTCGACGTGGTCATCGTCGGCGCCGGTCCAGCCGGCCTCGCCGCCGCGATCCGCCTCAAGCAGGTCAATCCCGATCTTTCCGTCGTCGTCTTGGAAAAGGGCGGTGAGGTCGGTGCTCACATCCTGTCTGGCGCCGTCGTCGATCCCATTGGCATCGATCGCCTGCTGCCGGGCTGGCGCGAGGAGGAGGGGCACCCCTTCAAGACGCCGGTCACCGCCGACCATTTCCTCGTCCTCGGCCCGGCTGGCTCGTTCCGCCTACCCAATATCCTGATGCCGCCGTTGATGAACAATCACGGCAATTACATCGTCTCGCTCGGCAATGTCAGCCGCTGGCTGGCCGGCAAGGCCGAGGCACTGGGCGTCGAGATTTATCCGGGCTTTGCGGCCACCGGATTGCTCTACAATGAGGAAGGCGCGGTCACCGGCGTCGTCACCGGCGACATGGGCGTCGAGAAGGACGGCACGCACGGCCCTGGCTTCGCGCCCGGCATGGCGCTGATGGGCAAGTATGTGCTGATCGGCGAAGGCGCGCGCGGCTCGCTCGCTAAGCAGCTGATCGCCAAATACAAGCTTTCCGACGGCCGCGAACCCGGCAAGTACGGCATCGGCCTCAAGGAACTCTGGCAGGTCAAGCCGGAGAACCATCGGCCCGGACTGGTGCAGCATTCCTTCGGCTGGCCGCTCGATATGAAGACCGGCGGTGGCTCCTTCCTCTATCATCTCGAAGACAATCAGGTGGCTGTCGGTTTCGTCCTCCACCTCAACTACAAGAACCCCTATCTGTCGCCGTTCGAGGAATTCCAACGGTTCAAGACCCACCCTTCGATATCAGGCACGTTCGAAGGCGCCAAGCGGCTGGGTTATGGCGCACGCGCTATCACCGAAGGCGGCTGGCAGTCGGTGCCGAAACTGTCGTTCCCCGGCGGCGTGCTGATGGGCTGTGCGGCGGGCTTCGTCAACGTGCCGCGCATCAAGGGTTCGCACAATGCGGTGCTGTCGGGAATGCTGGCCGCGGAACATGTCGCCGAGGCGATCGGCGCCGGGCGCGCCAATGATGAACTGGCCTCTTATGAAGCGGCCTGGCGCGCGACCGATATCGGCAAGGACCTGAAGAAGGTCCGCAACGTCAAGCCATTGTGGTCGCGCTTCGGCACCATCATCGGCATCAGCCTCGGCGGGCTCGACATGTGGCTGAACACGCTGTTCGGTGTCTCCCCCTTCGGCACGCTGAAGCATGGCAAGGCCGACTATGCCGCGCTCGAACCTGCCGCCCAGCACAAGAAAATCGCCTACCCGAAGCCCGATGGCGTTCTGACCTTCGACCGCCTGTCCTCGGTGTTCCTGTCCAACACCAATCACGAGGAAAACGAACCGGTCCACCTGCTGGTCGGCGACATGGAGCTGCAGAAGCGTTCAGAGCACGACGTCTTTGCCGGGCCTTCGACACGCTACTGCCCGGCAGGTGTCTACGAATGGGTCGACAAGGACGGAAACAGCGCCGCCGACCCTTCGGCCAAGGACGTGCGCTTCGTCATCAACGCGCAGAATTGCGTCCACTGCAAGACGTGCGACATCAAGGACCCGAACCAGAACATCAACTGGGTGCCGCCGCAGGGCGGCGAGGGACCGGTCTATCAGGGTATGTAA
- a CDS encoding uracil-DNA glycosylase, giving the protein MTTASQNNLPDLRDLLAFYASAGVDDALEDAPVNRFAEAAARQQPQARGEAAPQQATVDGATKPQPPTFTRGGIDERPKAPPISQPSATATVPDEAQAALARQLASTATTLDELRQRMAEFDGCNLKFTAKNMVFADGNPDASIMLVGEAPGRDEDIEGLPFVGRSGRLLDRMLAAIGLDRTSAYIANVIPWRPPGNRTPTPHETEICRPFIERQIELVNPKVLVNLGGPSAKTLLNTTEGILRLRGNWRVHTTVAGTAIPAMPTLHPAYLLRTPAHKKLAWRDFLEVKAKLRALS; this is encoded by the coding sequence ATGACTACCGCTTCCCAGAACAATCTGCCGGACCTGCGCGACCTGCTGGCCTTTTACGCCAGCGCCGGCGTTGACGACGCGCTCGAAGATGCCCCTGTAAACAGGTTTGCCGAAGCCGCAGCCAGGCAGCAACCACAGGCGAGAGGCGAAGCCGCACCACAGCAGGCAACGGTCGACGGCGCGACGAAACCGCAGCCTCCCACCTTTACGCGCGGCGGGATCGACGAGCGGCCGAAAGCGCCACCCATTTCCCAGCCCTCCGCCACGGCAACGGTTCCCGACGAGGCGCAAGCGGCATTGGCGCGGCAGTTGGCGTCGACGGCAACGACGCTGGACGAGCTTCGTCAGAGGATGGCTGAGTTCGACGGTTGCAATCTCAAATTCACAGCCAAGAACATGGTGTTCGCCGACGGCAATCCCGACGCCTCAATCATGCTGGTCGGCGAGGCGCCCGGTCGGGACGAGGACATCGAAGGCCTGCCCTTCGTCGGCCGTTCCGGTCGCCTGCTCGACCGTATGCTTGCCGCGATCGGCCTCGATCGTACGTCTGCATACATCGCCAATGTCATTCCCTGGCGGCCGCCGGGCAACCGCACGCCAACGCCGCATGAGACCGAGATCTGCCGCCCGTTCATCGAGCGACAGATCGAGCTGGTCAATCCGAAGGTGCTGGTCAATCTGGGTGGTCCGTCGGCAAAGACATTGCTCAATACGACTGAAGGCATACTGAGGCTGCGCGGCAACTGGCGGGTCCACACCACGGTTGCGGGCACCGCGATCCCGGCGATGCCAACATTGCATCCGGCCTATCTCCTGAGAACGCCGGCCCACAAGAAACTTGCCTGGCGGGATTTCCTCGAAGTGAAGGCGAAGCTGCGCGCACTGAGTTGA
- a CDS encoding helix-turn-helix domain-containing protein, producing MTTAQTSAGTLIREWRTRRRMSQLDLAMEADISQRHLSFVESGRAAPSRDMVLHLAEQLSIPLRQRNQLLLAAGFAPSFGERSLTDTSLAPAMAAVEIVLKGHEPFPALAVDRHWNLVSANTALAPFLAGVADVSLLTPPVNVLRLSLHPGGIAPRIVNLAEWRAHLLERLKHQNDASGDPVLVELEQELRTYPSGLKGNRPTPVEPNAIVHPLRLAHGDQVLSFISTITVFGTPLDVTLSELAIESFFPADEQTRTVLVRMAQERVERM from the coding sequence ATGACAACAGCACAGACTTCCGCTGGAACCCTCATTCGCGAATGGCGCACGCGCCGGCGGATGAGCCAACTCGACCTCGCCATGGAAGCGGATATTTCGCAGCGACATCTGAGTTTTGTCGAAAGCGGCCGGGCAGCACCTTCGCGCGACATGGTGCTGCATCTGGCCGAGCAGTTGTCCATTCCTCTCCGGCAACGCAACCAATTGCTGCTGGCGGCAGGCTTCGCGCCTAGCTTCGGCGAACGTTCGCTTACGGATACCTCGCTGGCGCCAGCGATGGCGGCTGTCGAGATCGTACTCAAAGGGCATGAGCCCTTCCCGGCGCTGGCGGTGGACCGGCACTGGAATCTGGTTTCGGCCAACACCGCTCTTGCTCCCTTCCTGGCGGGTGTCGCCGACGTCTCCTTGCTGACGCCGCCGGTCAACGTGCTTCGTCTCAGCCTGCACCCTGGTGGCATCGCGCCGCGCATCGTCAACCTAGCGGAATGGCGGGCGCATCTCCTCGAACGGCTGAAGCACCAGAACGATGCCTCCGGCGACCCGGTGCTGGTCGAGCTCGAGCAGGAGCTACGAACCTATCCATCCGGCCTGAAAGGCAACCGGCCGACGCCCGTCGAGCCGAACGCGATCGTGCATCCGCTGCGGCTGGCGCATGGCGATCAGGTGCTGTCGTTCATAAGCACCATCACCGTGTTCGGCACACCGCTCGATGTAACTCTGTCGGAACTGGCGATCGAGTCTTTCTTCCCGGCCGACGAGCAGACAAGGACGGTGCTGGTGAGGATGGCGCAAGAGCGCGTCGAACGGATGTAG
- a CDS encoding GFA family protein has protein sequence MTDVTCVCGAVCIETTGTPILGAVCHCNSCRTAGRELDIRSKAAPIVDASGGTAVVLWRKDRLKCVRGADLLQAHRLNPESPTRRMVASCCGTPMFTDFTKGFWLTIYRDRLPDAPPPSVRVMTGDVPEGMSIPDDGLPHARGHSGRFMLKLLATWAAMGFRNPKVAGVSD, from the coding sequence ATGACTGACGTCACGTGCGTATGCGGCGCTGTTTGTATTGAAACCACCGGCACACCGATTCTGGGCGCGGTTTGCCACTGCAACAGCTGTCGTACGGCCGGGCGCGAACTCGACATACGGTCCAAGGCAGCACCGATTGTCGATGCCAGCGGCGGGACAGCGGTCGTCCTGTGGAGGAAGGACCGCCTGAAGTGCGTGCGGGGTGCCGATCTCTTGCAAGCACATCGCCTTAATCCGGAATCGCCGACGCGGCGGATGGTAGCCTCCTGCTGCGGGACGCCGATGTTTACCGATTTCACCAAGGGTTTCTGGCTCACGATCTATCGCGACCGACTGCCGGATGCGCCCCCACCGTCCGTCCGAGTGATGACCGGTGATGTACCGGAAGGCATGTCGATCCCCGACGATGGACTGCCGCACGCGCGCGGCCATTCGGGCAGGTTCATGCTCAAGCTACTGGCAACCTGGGCAGCGATGGGGTTCCGCAATCCAAAGGTGGCAGGTGTGTCCGATTGA